The Planctellipticum variicoloris DNA window TCACCGGACCGGCCGGGCGTTCGTTTCCGGAGCCGTGCCAGATGCGGGCTGGAGGGGTCAGATGCGTCGACCGCGAGTAGATCAGGTAGTCGTTGTAGATCGTCTTCAGATTCTGCGGCGAGATCGGCTCGTTGGAAAACGCCCATTTGTCGAGGCGCTTCACCTGCAGACTGCCTGTCAGCGTGCGGGTCTGGTAGTTCTCGCCGTCGAGGAACAGTTCCAGGAACGTAGTGTGAGGAGTGCCGCTGGCGACGAACTCGGCAAATCTGAGGTTGTTGCGAAGTTCAGATTTCAAGTTCGCTGCGGAAAGCGTGACCTTGTTGCCGTCCGGAGCCTCGCCAACGGCATCGTCGTCTCCCAATTGCTCCAGGAGTTCGGTCAGCCGTATCACTTCCGACTTCGCTTGCTTCTGCGCCGCTTCTGTCTTTTCGTGCGTCACCGTCACCCGCAGGTGCAGCGGATTCAGCTTCGCCCGGTTCTCGCGGTGGATCTTGAGAATCTCCTCCACCGTCGGCAGCGTTTGCCTGCTTGAAATCCGTATCGCATCCGCGGAGATTTCGAGATCGCCGACAAGGAGATTGACGCGAGGAATGATTGTCACATTCTCTTTGTCGACTTCCTCAGCTTGCTCGGCTGGCTGTTGTTCGCTCGCATCGGTCAGCACCACCGTCCCCGTCAGCCCCGCCTCCGAATTCACCCCCACCCCCAACAACACCTGCCCCGGCTCCTCCGCCCCGAGCTTCAGCCCCGCTCCCGGCAGCGCGACCAGCAGCCCCATTCCCAGCACTCCCCAGCACCACCAGGGGGTGCGGCGGCGACTTCCTTGTCCCATGCGCATGATTCGCTCCATCCGTTCCGCGGTGAGATCGACGGGCCGGACTCCCGGGGCCGCCGGCACCGGACGCAGCCGGTGCTTCAGTTCCAACGCCTTCAGCAAACCCCGGGCGTAACGGCCCGGTTCGCAGCCCAGCTCCGCCAGGACTTCTTCGTCGCAGCAGCGTTCGAGCTGCCGGGTGAGCACGCGATTCGACCACCAGACCAGCGGGTGCGGCCACCACGCCGCCTGTACCGCCGCCTGCCACCAGCCGAACCAGAGATCGCCCCGGCGGATGTGCAGCAACTCGTGCGCGAGCAGCGGCTCCAGATCGTCGGGGGCGACGCTGTCGACGAGCGTCTTCGGCAGCAGCAGCCACGGGCGGAAGAGCCCCAGCACGGCGGGGCCATGATCGGTGGGTGTCACCCAGACGCGAACCCGGCGGCGGAGCTTCAGGCGCCTTCGGAGTGTTTCGACCTGCCCGGCGAGTTCGGCATTCGGGCCGGCTCCGGCACGGGACAGCGTGCGCCAGAGATGCAGCAGTCGACTGAAAATGATCAGCAGCGTGAGTGTAGCACCGGATAGCCAGACGGTCAGGAAAGCTGCCGACCACGACCAGCGTGCGGGCCGGAGCGGCTCGACGTCGATCGGCTGGGGAGTTGACTCGGTCGGCGACGCCAGCTCGAACGGGAGCACCGCGATCTCTGGCTCATCGGGCAGCGAGATCAATTCCGTCGATGGAGCTGGCAACGGTTCCGGGGAGGGCAGGGGGGCGCTCACCGCCGTGGGCAGCGACGTCGACCTGGCGCGTTCGACTTCCACCAGCGACGTCGCGGAAATCGGGATCGTCCACGAGAAGACGCCGAGCGGACTGCTCCAGACGGGGGGCGTAATGGCCTTGGCGAGGACGATCAGCCAGAGGGCCACGGCCAGATGGGGGCGTTTGCGGGCGATCCGGCGGGAGAGCATCGCGACGACGAGGATCACCAGCGTCAGTTGCCAGGCCTGGGTCAGCAGGAGGACGAGCCAGCGATCACTCATGGCGCTCCCCCTCCAGGCGGTCGATGAGCTGGCGGAGCTCGGTCAATTCGTCGGGGCTGATGTCCCGCTCCTCGATCAGGTGCCGGACCAGCGGGAGGGCTTCTCCCCCGAACAGCCGGTCGACGAAATCGTTGATCGTTTCACGGATGACGGTCCGGGGCTGGACGCTGGCGGTATAGACGCGGGTCCGGCCGTCGAGCCGACCGGTGACGTAGCCTTTGGCCTCCAGCCGGCGGAGGTAAGTCTGCACAGTGGCGAAGTCGATCTCCCGCTCCGGGGGAAAGGCCTCGTGAACCTGGCGGACGGTCGCTTCCTTGAGCTGCCACAGCATGCGGGCGACTTCGAGTTCGCCCTTCGATAAACCCGGCCGGTCGCCCATCGCCTCTCCTCCGTGACAAACAAATGTACGCGGAGTGTGGCGTACAAGCGTACGTGGAGCAAGAGGAGATTCCGGGGCGAGTGTCGAAGGACGCAGGCGGAATGCCGCAACGGGAGGGATTCCGAACTGTAATACTTTGCCCGGAAAGAAGATCCGGAGAACGCCCCCCGGGCCACAGGCTGCCCGCTGAACACACCATCCCATGTGATCGAAGGCGACCCGGGAGACGTTCATGCTCCGGTCGTCGGCTGCCGCAGAGAGAGAGGGCACCCGATACTCTCACAACCGCAGTCCGTTCCAGCGCGCGATCATCCGTTTCTCGCTGCGTCAAAGATTCTCCCAAATCAGCAGATTCTCCCCTCGCGTCCCTTCGAGGAGACGGACCATCTGTTCCGTTCCACGGGCGACTGCTACCTTAATGGTTTCATTCCCGTGACCGTCGTTCGTCCTGGCCGGTGCGGATCGTCCCTGCCCGCTTCGTCCGTCGCGATTCCTGAGCTGTGAGCCCCTCATGCCGGCAATTTTCGAACTGCGACATCGCGTCCGGGCCGACGAAGCCGACGAACTGGGACACGTCAGCAATCTCGTCTACCTCAAGTGGATGCAGTCCGCGGCGTTCGGCCACTCCGCCGCTCGGGGCTGGGGGA harbors:
- a CDS encoding BlaI/MecI/CopY family transcriptional regulator is translated as MGDRPGLSKGELEVARMLWQLKEATVRQVHEAFPPEREIDFATVQTYLRRLEAKGYVTGRLDGRTRVYTASVQPRTVIRETINDFVDRLFGGEALPLVRHLIEERDISPDELTELRQLIDRLEGERHE